In the Malania oleifera isolate guangnan ecotype guangnan chromosome 1, ASM2987363v1, whole genome shotgun sequence genome, one interval contains:
- the LOC131154300 gene encoding uncharacterized protein LOC131154300 gives MMGTVHRLSLPDQELLLEKLGIFKISGRDKSGRPILRIIGKFFPARIVSADVVKKYLEEKILPELGKRPFVVVYVHTDVQRSENLPGMSALRSVCDAVPADVKESAEAVYFLHPGLQARLFLAFFGRFLFGGGLYGKVRYVNRLSYLWEQVRMKEVEIPDFVYDHDEELEESGNHRVMESGMEGDYARVYGGRAADQPVSTYSMRCIS, from the exons ATGATGGGCACTGTTCATCGTCTGTCTCTGCCCGACCAGGAACTGCTCCTGGAGAAGCTTGGGATCTTCAAGATCAGCGGCAGAGATAAGTCCGGGCGACCCATCCTACGCATTATCGGAAAGTTCTTCCCCG CTCGAATTGTGAGCGCCGATGTTGTGAAGAAATATTTGGAGGAGAAGATTTTGCCGGAGCTAGGGAAACGGCCGTTCGTGGTCGTGTACGTGCACACCGACGTCCAAAGGAGCGAGAACTTACCCGGAATGTCGGCGCTGCGATCGGTTTGCGATGCGGTTCCGGCTGACGTCAAGGAAAGCGCGGAGGCCGTGTATTTTTTGCACCCCGGCCTGCAGGCCAGGCTCTTCCTCGCCTTCTTTGGCCGTTTTCTGTTCGGAGGGGG GCTGTACGGAAAGGTAAGGTACGTGAACAGACTGAGCTATCTGTGGGAGCAGGTGAGGATGAAGGAGGTGGAGATTCCTGATTTCGTGTACGATCACGATGAAGAGCTGGAGGAGAGCGGCAACCATCGGGTGATGGAGAGTGGTATGGAGGGCGATTATGCGCGGGTGTACGGTGGGCGTGCGGCGGACCAACCGGTGTCGACGTACTCCATGAGATGCATATCGTAG